The following coding sequences lie in one Zingiber officinale cultivar Zhangliang chromosome 2B, Zo_v1.1, whole genome shotgun sequence genomic window:
- the LOC122048949 gene encoding putative proline-rich receptor-like protein kinase PERK6, which yields MRKLSSAPSPDDSPPPQPPSSSNSPPPSTSESPPPPPPVKLKNNEDDGSSPPPPPPPPPPPPPPPPPNMWWRSSPPEELTPPPHSKAQGDINLPILIGAVTGLGLFLVLMLGLCICCLRKKKKKRHDPTQHHAEDTDGFYIDGRSQIVKLSPPPPPPPGSSPPPPPPSSMVAASDASSAYSGPRGPLLPPPSPVIALGFNQSTFTFEELATATNGFSDSNLLGQGGFGYVHKGILPNGKEIAVKQLKSESGQGEKEFRAEIEIISRVHHRHLVSLVGYCIAGSQRLLVYEFVPNNTLEYHLHGEGLPVMDWPSRHKIALGSARGLAYLHEDCHPRIIHRDIKGANILLDFKFEAMVADFGLAKLSLDNYTHVSTRVMGTFGYLAPEYASSGKLTEKSDVFSFGVMLLELITGRRPVDSSQMEDSLVDWARPILSQGLADGNYDVLVDPRLEGNYNPFEMARMVASAAACIRHSAKKRPRMSQIVRALEGDLLNEDFGEGGRLGPNMLFSSSSDYDSSSYTTPKTNRVKRVIVASSEYSSECSGPIREHEGHRSASSMDSLPSQNPKEV from the exons TCCCTCGTCGTCCAATTCTCCACCTCCTTCAACCTCTGAGAGTCCACCACCGCCACCGCCAGTAAAGTTAAAGAACAATGAGGACGATGGCTCttcaccgccgccgccgccgccgccgccgccaccaccACCTCCGCCACCACCTCCAAATATGTGGTGGCGGTCATCGCCTCCGGAGGAACTAACACCCCCTCCCCATTCAAAAGCACAAGGCGACATCAATTTGCCCATCCTCATCGGGGCCGTGACAGGCTTAGGCCTCTTTCTAGTGCTCATGCTCGGCCTCTGCATATgctgcttgaggaagaagaagaagaagcgccATGATCCAACGCAACATCACGCGGAAG ACACTGATGGCTTTTACATCGACGGGCGATCGCAAATCGTGAAGCtctcacctcctcctcctcctcctccgggttcatcgccgccgccgccgccgccgtcaaGCATGGTGGCCGCCAGTGATGCAAGCTCGGCCTACTCGGGGCCCCGTGGACCTCTCCTGCCTCCTCCCTCCCCTGTCATTGCGCTCGGCTTCAACCAAAGCACATTCACCTTCGAGGAGCTTGCAACTGCCACCAACGGCTTCTCGGATTCGAATCTATTGGGGCAGGGTGGATTTGGGTATGTTCACAAAGGAATCCTACCCAACGGAAAAGAGATCGCCGTTAAACAGCTCAAGTCGGAGAGCGGGCAAGGCGAGAAGGAGTTCCGAGCTGAAATTGAGATCATCAGTCGAGTGCACCATCGCCACCTTGTTTCTCTAGTAGGCTACTGCATTGCTGGTTCACAAAGATTGTTGGTGTATGAATTTGTGCCCAACAATACTCTTGAGTATCACCTCCATG GAGAAGGGCTCCCGGTGATGGACTGGCCGTCGAGGCATAAGATTGCGCTAGGATCAGCTAGAGGCCTCGCCTACTTGCACGAGGATT GTCACCCTCGGATTATTCATCGGGATATCAAGGGCGCCAATATCCTTTTGGATTTCAAATTTGAAGCCATG GTTGCTGATTTTGGGTTGGCGAAGCTATCGTTAGACAACTACACTCATGTATCGACTCGAGTTATGGGAACTTTCGG GTATTTAGCTCCAGAGTATGCATCGAGTGGAAAGCTAACTGAGAAATCCGATGTCTTTTCGTTCGGAGTGATGCTTCTTGAGTTGATTACCGGGAGACGGCCGGTTGATAGCTCACAGATGGAAGATAGTTTGGTCGATTGG GCTCGACCTATTCTCTCTCAAGGTCTGGCTGATGGAAACTACGATGTGTTAGTTGATCCTCGCCTAGAAGGTAACTATAACCCGTTCGAGATGGCACGCATGGTAGCATCTGCGGCTGCTTGTATTCGCCATTCTGCGAAGAAACGGCCTAGAATGAGTCAGATTGTTAGAGCTCTAGAAGGTGATCTATTGAATGAAGACTTTGGTGAGGGAGGGAGGCTTGGACCCAACATGCTCTTCAGCTCAAGCTCCGATTATGACTCGAGCTCCTACACGACTCCGAAGACCAACCGAGTTAAGAGAGTCATAGTAGCCAGTTCTGAGTATAGCAGCGAGTgcagtggaccgatcagggaacacgAGGGTCATCGATCTGCGTCGAGCATGGACTCTCTTCCGAGTCAGAACCCCAAAGAAGTATAG
- the LOC122045167 gene encoding pyridine nucleotide-disulfide oxidoreductase domain-containing protein 2-like, which produces MWRSAVAFAPWRMGRAFSSAAAAASSKKWDAVVIGGGHNGLTAAAYLARAGLSVAVLERRHVLGGAAVTEEIVPGFRFSRCSYLQSLLRPSIIRDLELARHGLKLLRRNPSSFTPCLDGKYLLLGPDADFNHSEIAKFSKKDALSFPRYEEQLKKFCGFMDYLLDSPTPEISHDHSSLMCQLKDKLRKSTFWGHLVQQTVTLGQKDMLDFMDLLLSPASKVLNNWFETEILKATLATDAVIGTTASVHTPGSGYVLLHHVMGETDGERGVWSYVEGGMGAVSKALSNSACESGAHIVTNAEVAHVMLDEATGMATGVALLDGTKIHASAVLSNATPYKTFVELVPPNILPEDFLCAIKNIDYSSATTKINLAVSRLPQFRCCNSNVLDPGPQHMGTIHIGSESMEEIDVASRDASNGIPSRRPIIEMTIPSVLDHTISPPGQHVINLFVQYTPYKLSEGTWQDPSIRESFAQRCFSLIDEYAPGFSSSIIGYDMLTPPDLEREFGLTGGNIFHGAMSLDSLFLMRPIKGWSGNRTPVKGLYLCGSGTHPGGGVMGAPGRNAASVVIEHLKSTKK; this is translated from the exons ATGTGGCGATCGGCCGTAGCCTTCGCTCCATGGCGCATGGGCCGGGCGTTCTCCTCCGCCGCCGCTGCTGCGTCAAGCAAGAAGTGGGACGCCGTGGTGATCGGAGGCGGCCATAACGGCCTGACTGCCGCCGCCTACCTCGCCCGTGCCGGCCTCTCCGTTGCCGTCCTTGAGAGGCGACACGTCCTTGGCGGCGCCGCCGTCACTGAGGAGATTGTTCCTGGGTTTCGCTTCTCACGGTGTAGCTACCTGCAGAGTCTCCTCCGTCCTTCCATCATCCG GGATTTGGAGTTGGCGAGGCACGGCCTGAAGCTTCTTCGGAGGAATCCGTCGTCGTTCACCCCTTGCCTCGACGGCAAATACCTTCTTCTGGGCCCTGATGCTGATTTCAACCATTCGGAGATTGCCAAGTTCTCAAAGAAGGACGCTTTATCTTTTCCAAG ATATGAAGAGCAACTAAAGAAATTCTGTGGATTTATGGACTATCTTCTTGACTCACCAACTCCAGAAATCAGTCATGATCATTCATCCCTAATGTGTCAACTGAAGGATAAATTACGAAAATCCACATTTTGGGGCCATCTTGTCCAACAAACTGTGACATTAGGACAAAAGGATATGTT GGATTTCATGGATCTTTTGCTTTCTCCCGCATCAAAGGTTTTGAACAATTGGTTTGAG ACTGAGATACTAAAGGCAACACTGGCCACAGATGCTGTTATTGGAACTACG GCAAGTGTTCATACACCAGGTTCAGGATATGTCTTACTACATCACGTAATGGGAGAGACTGATGGAGAACGTGGTGTTTGGTC GTATGTTGAAGGAGGAATGGGTGCAGTATCAAAGGCTCTTAGTAATTCTGCTTGTGAATCAGGCGCCCATATTGTGACTAATGCAGAG GTTGCGCACGTCATGTTGGATGAGGCTACTGGAATGGCAACTGGA GTTGCACTGCTTGATGGGACAAAAATCCATGCATCAGCTGTTCTATCAAATGCGACTCCTTACAAAACTTTTGTG GAGCTTGTACCTCCCAATATCCTTCCTGAAGATTTTCTCTGTGCCATCAAAAACATTGACTACAGCTCA GCAACAACCAAAATAAatcttgctgtttctaggttgcCACAATTTAGGTGTTGCAATTCAAATGTGCTTGATCCAGGTCCTCAACATATGGGTACTATACATATTGGATCTGAAAG CATGGAGGAAATTGATGTAGCTAGCAGAGATGCTTCTAATGGCATACCATCAAGAAGACCAATCATTGAAATGACAATACCTTCTGTCTTGGATCACACCATTTCTCCACCTG gTCAGCATGTGATCAATCTTTTTGTCCAGTATACACCTTATAAACTTTCTGAAGGAACTTGGCAAGACCCTAGCATCAGA GAATCATTTGCTCAAAGATGTTTCTCATTGATTGACGAGTATGCGCCTGGGTTCAGCTCCTCCATCATTGGGTATGACATGTTGACTCCTCCTGATCTTGAAAGAGAGTTTGGACTCACAG GCGGAAACATATTCCATGGTGCCATGAGTTTGGATTCTTTGTTCCTAATGCGGCCAATCAAAGGCTG GTCAGGTAACAGAACACCTGTGAAGGGTCTTTATCTTTGCGGGAGTGGTACACATCCTGGAGGTGGCGTAATGGGGGCACCTGGTCGCAATGCTGCCTCTGTTGTCATTGAACACCTAAAGTCCACGAAGAAGTAG
- the LOC122048111 gene encoding pentatricopeptide repeat-containing protein At3g04760, chloroplastic-like: MASAEAKTTQPQTLDSKESHYMKLLSRSCKAGKFNESLYFLEYMVGKGYKLDVILCTKLIKGLCSSRSVDKAVRVMDILESHGEPDVFAYNALVSGFCKAGRIESAIEVLGRMKSRRCPPDIVTYNILIGCFCTRGKLDLALEALDRLLDDKCQPTVVTFTILIEAALLQGGIGDAMKFLDEMMSQGLQPDNYTYTAIIRGLRREGMVDAAYEFLKSLPSRECDPDVMSYNVLLRGLLSYKRWEDGEKVVGEMLETGKLNRAKQLLDDMISRGLKLDSYSYDPLISAYYKAQWEILRSVVFINVFALVLARGIECDIALLAVESEDFWKGAEPLRFGQLPCLQDNEELENCK, encoded by the exons ATGGCGTCTGCTGAAGCCAAGACGACCCAGCCGCAAACCCTAGACTCTAAGGAGTCTCACTACATGAAGCTCCTCAGCCGCTCCTGCAAAGCCGGAAAGTTCAACGAGTCCCTCTATTTCCTGGAGTACATGGTGGGCAAAGGCTACAAGCTCGACGTCATCCTCTGCACTAAGCTAATCAAGGGGCTCTGCAGCTCGAGGAGCGTCGATAAGGCCGTGCGCGTGATGGACATCCTGGAGTCTCACGGTGAGCCCGATGTCTTCGCTTATAACGCGCTCGTCAGCGGCTTCTGCAAGGCCGGCCGCATCGAATCGGCTATCGAGGTCCTCGGTCGGATGAAGAGCCGGCGCTGTCCTCCGGACATCGTCACCTACAATATTCTCATCGGCTGCTTCTGCACCAGGGGGAAGCTCGACCTGGCCCTGGAGGCCTTGGACAGGCTTCTGGACGACAAGTGCCAGCCGACTGTTGTCACCTTCACCATCTTGATCGAGGCGGCGCTGCTGCAGGGAGGGATTGGCGATGCCATGAAATTTTTGGACGAGATGATGTCGCAGGGGCTTCAGCCGGATAACTACACTTACACCGCCATAATCCGAGGGTTGCGCAGAGAAGGAATGGTGGATGCGGCGTACGAGTTCCTCAAGAGCTTGCCTTCGAGAGAATGCGACCCGGATGTAATGTCCTACAACGTCTTGCTCCGTGGGTTGTTGAGTTACAAGAGATGGGAAGATGGAGAGAAGGTTGTTGGTGAAATGCTTGAGACAG GTAAGCTAAACAGAGCAAAGCAGTTGCTTGACGATATGATCAGCAGAGGGCTGAAGCTTGATTCTTATAGCTATGACCCCTTGATCTCTGCTTATTACAAAGCACAATGGGAAATTCTTAGGTCCGTG GTTTTTATAAATGTGTTTGCA CTG GTCTTAGCTAGAGGCATAGAGTGCGACATTGCATTACTTGCAGTTGAGAGTGAAGATTTCTGGAAAGGTGCTGAACCACTTCGTTTTGGTCAATTGCCTTGCCTTCAG GATAATGAAGAGCTGGAAAATTGTAAATAA